The following coding sequences are from one Capsicum annuum cultivar UCD-10X-F1 chromosome 3, UCD10Xv1.1, whole genome shotgun sequence window:
- the LOC107864077 gene encoding uncharacterized protein LOC107864077 — MEGVSTRVYSGLKSYWRRRGYKKLNRKNNNRVELSSSGPTRKRRFWKVKLTPKLKVKINLKLFSLKKFLRGLRDAYVNAMLRIANTRGFGGDYYGGGIDGFGMRPVIKEYDEKALVEIYKSILKARDAAAAATTAKIGPEVDKAQLELGAAKLPTVSEEQVN; from the coding sequence atggaggggGTATCAACTAGGGTATACAGTGGATTAAAGAGTTATTGGAGAAGAAGAGGTTATAAAAAACTAAACAGGAAGAACAACAACCGGGTCGAACTTTCATCATCAGGTCCGACCCGAAAGAGAAGGTTCTGGAAGGTAAAGCTTACACCAAAACTGAAGGTAAAGATCAATTTAAAGCTCTTCTCGTTGAAGAAGTTTCTGAGAGGTCTACGTGATGCGTATGTGAACGCGATGTTGAGGATCGCGAATACCCGTGGATTCGGTGGCGATTACTACGGTGGAGGGATCGATGGATTTGGAATGCGGCCGGTGATTAAAGAGTATGATGAGAAAGCGTTGGTTGAGATCTACAAATCTATATTAAAGGCACGtgatgctgctgctgctgctactacTGCAAAAATTGGACCTGAGGTTGATAAAGCACAGCTCGAGCTGGGTGCAGCGAAGCTCCCCACGGTGTCCGAAGAACAAGTGAACTAA